A single window of bacterium DNA harbors:
- a CDS encoding radical SAM protein encodes MDARIPHYINLILKPIDDICNLNCNYCHEKYDQKLLPSNGLISSGTYNNLPIIQWFPKLLKELKNIPEIKKVNFCWHGGEPLLLPFEFYNRIVKEQRKQLNDNFFDYENVVITNCMNMDKNKIKWIEKLGFSLSISCDGPTYHHNKERFDSIHKYQIFRKNLNLVNKESKAFSLHMVINKYSLKDYPAFMNFFEEINPINGVALGMCYLKNNILNTKELSDFFCNLFDIWNPKRTPYILLFQEIINGLNYFPPRYCKIAKNGCISFITVDSNGLLYSGCQRKEALKIGNIAEINFTDIIKKHIENIALLNKKIKGKTIYESSNSDPRFIYFQSKGCPNRLDNKDEDPYLPVYVNLMNHISDRLKIDIDLLIKELKERHNVKKTHSLY; translated from the coding sequence ATGGATGCTAGAATACCACATTATATTAATCTAATTTTAAAGCCTATAGATGATATTTGTAATTTAAATTGCAACTATTGTCATGAAAAATATGATCAAAAGCTACTCCCTTCTAATGGATTAATTTCTTCTGGCACCTATAATAATCTACCCATTATCCAATGGTTTCCTAAGCTGCTCAAAGAATTAAAAAATATACCTGAAATAAAAAAAGTGAATTTCTGTTGGCATGGCGGAGAACCATTACTTCTTCCTTTTGAATTTTATAATCGTATTGTAAAGGAGCAAAGGAAACAACTAAATGACAATTTTTTCGATTACGAAAACGTTGTTATAACAAACTGTATGAACATGGATAAAAACAAAATAAAATGGATTGAGAAGTTAGGTTTTTCTCTTTCAATTAGTTGTGATGGGCCGACTTATCATCACAACAAAGAAAGATTTGATAGCATTCATAAATATCAAATATTTAGAAAGAATTTAAATTTAGTTAACAAAGAAAGTAAAGCTTTCTCGCTTCATATGGTAATTAATAAATACAGTTTAAAGGATTACCCTGCGTTTATGAATTTTTTTGAAGAAATAAATCCAATTAATGGAGTTGCTTTAGGGATGTGTTATCTGAAAAATAATATATTGAATACAAAAGAATTAAGCGACTTTTTTTGCAATTTATTTGACATATGGAACCCCAAAAGAACTCCTTATATTTTATTATTCCAAGAAATAATAAACGGGTTAAATTACTTTCCACCAAGGTATTGTAAAATTGCAAAAAATGGATGTATATCTTTCATAACAGTGGATTCCAATGGACTACTTTATAGTGGTTGTCAACGGAAAGAGGCTCTAAAAATTGGAAATATAGCAGAGATTAATTTTACAGACATAATTAAAAAACATATAGAAAACATAGCACTACTTAATAAAAAAATTAAAGGGAAAACTATTTATGAGTCTTCAAACTCTGATCCACGTTTTATTTATTTTCAATCAAAAGGATGCCCTAACAGATTAGACAATAAAGATGAAGATCCTTACTTGCCTGTTTATGTTAATTTAATGAATCATATTTCTGATAGATTGAAGATTGATATAGACTTATTGATTAAAGAATTAAAAGAGAGACATAA